The sequence AGTGGGCGCGATTTTACCCGACTCCTGGCCAATCGGGCAGCATGCGCATAAAGCTGACGGCGCGCGGCCTGGTTGGCGCTACCATTGCGCCTTGCCAACTTGCCTGCCCCGTGCCGTGACTCTTTCCCGTTCATCGTTGTCTTCTGAGATTTCCCCCGCGCTGTCACCCACGCTGTTGTCTGCTGGGTCCGTGGCTGATGCGGCGGCTCTCTTTTCTGCCACCCGTTTTATTCTCGTTGAGCCGAGTCATCCCGGTAACGTTGGGGCGGCTGCACGCGCCCTGAAAACCATGGGTTTTACGCGCCTGGTGCTGGTAGCGCCACGTTTGCCGGAGGTGCTGAGCGATCCGGAGGCTATTGCGATGGCGTCTGGGGCGGACGATGTGCTGGCGGCGGCAACGCTGGTTCCGACGCTTGCCGCTGCGCTGGCGGGGGCGCACTGGTCAATCGCACTGACTGCGCGCGCTCGTGAGTACGGGCCGCCGCAGCTTACGCCGAGAGTGGCCGCCGGTGAGGCGCGAACGCACGCGCTGCAGGGCGAGATTGCGCTGGTGTTTGGCAACGAGCGCACGGGGCTATCCAACGAAGATGTCGAGCGTTGCAGTGTGCGGGCGCATATTCCGGCCAACCCGCTTTACAGCTCGCTCAATCTGGCTCAGGCAATTCAGGTGCTGTCCTACGAGTTGCGCAGCACCTTCCTTGAGGGGCTCGCCTTGGGCGGTGAGCCGGCAACTGGAATGGATGTCGCACGTGCTGCGAGCGATGAGATCGAGCGGATGTACGCGCATCTGGAGCAGGCGCTGGTGGCGCTCGAGTTTCTTGATCCGGCGAACCCGAAGAAATTGATGTCGCGTCTGCGCCAGCTGTTTGCGCGCTCGGGTCTGGAGCGAGAAGAGGTGAATATTGTCCGGGGCATTGCCAAGCATATTTTGCTGAAGACAAAACAGCCCGGCGATAGCGCGCAGTAACGGGTGTTAGTGAGTGCTAGTGGATGCTGGCAGTTGAGTTGTTGCGCGGCGAAACCTGGATGCAGGGCACTGCTTAAGCGTGCATCCGGTTATTAAGCCATTTGATTGAGCGGATCAAGCGGATCCAAGCGGTAGCGCCTTGATGCCGCTGGCATCGATCTGTAGATAGCCACCACGTTGTTCGCCGTGATCCAGCTCCCAGTCGGGTAGTACCCAGCGCGTGCCATTGGCTTCGTGATGGCAGGCAGGGCGGTGTGTGTGGCCGTGAATGATGGTTGCGGCCTGTGATTGTCTGAACAGTGCAGCGGTTGCGTTGAGCGTGACGTCGTAGCGTGGCTGCGCAGGACGCATGCGGCCTGCGTCGCTATTGCGGCGCAAGCGCTGGGCGAGCGCCTGGCGCCATTTGAAGGGCCAGGCCAGAAACAGCATGCGCACGAGCGGCATGCGCGCGAAGCGGCGAAACCATTGATAACCCCGGTCTGCGGTGCATTGCGCGTCGCCATGCGCCAGCGCAATGCGGGTGCCAAACGCGGTGATGGTGAATGGGTCAGGCAGCCAGATTGCTCCGGCGGCTTTCATGAAGCGTTTGCCGAGCAGGAAATCACGGTTGCCATGCATGATGTACAGCGCGATGCCGCGCTCCGACAGCGTATGCATTAATGCCGCCATGCGGGCAGCGAAGGGCTCGGCGAGCATGTCGTCACCGATCCAGTATTCGAACAGGTCACCCAGAATAAAAACCGAGTCGGCCTGTTCGGCAGTCACGCGCACGAAATGCTCGAAGGCGGCGACGGTCTGGGGCAAGGCCTCGCTCAGATGCAAATCGGAAATGAAAAACAGCGGACGTGCCGGCTGGGAATGTTGACCCTCACCAGGCACGCCCGCAGCCGTGCTACGGAGCGGCGTTTCTTGCGGCATTAAAAAGAAAGCCTCCTAGCCACGAGCGTTAAGCAAGACGCGATGTTATTCAACGATGACGGCTTTTTCGACGATGACGTCTTCTAGCGGGACATCCTGGTGAAAACCTTTCGAACCGGTTTTAACCTTGCGGATTTTTTCGACCACATCGAGACCGTCGACAACCTTGCCGAATACCGCATAGCCCCAGCCTTGTGGCGTAGGCGCGGTGTGGTTGAGAAAGTCGTTGTCGCTGACGTTGATGAAGAACTGTGCGCTTGCCGAATGCGGATCATTCGTGCGTGCCATCGCAATGGAGCCCTTGACGTTTTTCAGGCCATTGTTGGCTTCATTGGTGATCTGGGCTTCGGTTGGTTTTTGCGTCATACCAGGCTCGAACCCGCCGCCCTGGATCATGAAGCCGTCAATCACACGGTGGAATACCGTGTTGTTGTAATGGCCGGATTTCACATACTTGAGGAAGTTTTCAACTGACTTCGGGGCTTTTTCTGCGTCGAGTTCAAGCTTGATGACGCCGTGATTTGTATGCAGTTCGACCATGATGGAATCCTTCGCTAAGCGGTTAGGCGGATGAAAAAAAGCGGCAGGTGCAAGGCCTGATTCAGGCCTGTTCCTGCCGGGGTACAGGTATTGCGCTGGTGCGCGTGGCTTATTTGCTGACGACGCTCGCTGACTCGATCACGATGGCTTTTTGTGGCACATCGCTCATTGGCCCGCGCGTGGTGGTCGGCATGCCTTCGATTTTTTTCACGACGTCCATGCCCGACGTGACTTTGCCGAATACCGCATAGCCGTTGCCATCAGGCTTGGGATAGTCGAGCCCAGCGTTATCGACCGTATTGATGAAGAACTGGGCCGAAGCCGAATTGGGATCGCTGGTGCGGGCCATGGCGAGCGTGCCGCTCATGTTTTTCAGGCCGTTGCGGCTTTCAAGCGGGATCGGCGCGCGGGTTGGTTTTTCGACAAAGCCGGTGGTGTAACCGCCGCCCTGAATCATGAAGCCCGGAATGACACGATGGAAAATCGTGCCGCTGTATTGGCCCGACTTGACGTAGGTGAGGAAGTTTTCGACAGTTTTAGGCGCTTTTTCCGGATAGAGTTCCACACGGAAATCGCCTGCTGAAGTCTTGAACAGAACGGACGGATGGGCCGCCTGCGGGGCGGACTGGGCGAAGGCCGGAGCCTGTGCAATCAGGGCGGCGCTACCGAGCGCCAGCATCAACCATTTCATGAATATCCTCTACGTGAGTAAAACAGACAGGTGACGGAACGGAAAAGACTTACCTGGAAGGGGCAACGTAAGGGGGCAGTGCCAGGGAACCGGTTGGGCCACCAAACTGGGAGCTGGGGCTTTGTACCGGGACGATCATTGCGGGCGGGGCCGTTTCGTGAGCAGCGGGTTTTGCCGTTGCCCGGGTGGAGGTTTGGGGCGGGTTAATCATTTTCTGGATACTGCTCAGGCGCTGGCGGGTCGTGCTGCTTGCCTGGCCCAGGCTTTGCGCGCGTTTGTACGATTCGTTGGCCAGGCGCAGATACAGGTCGCCCAGATTTTCGTAGGCGAGCCCGTAGCCCGGGTTGACCTTGATGGCGGTTTCGAGTGCTGAACGGGCTTCGGTATAACGGCCAAGTTTGGCATCTAGTGCCGCGAGGTTGTTGTAGGGCTCAGGCAGTTCGGGATAAAGCTGGGTGAGTTCGGTGAATGCGGCGATGGCTTCATCGGTGCGGTTGAGTTGCGCCAGCACCGTGGCACGCTTGAATTTTGCCTGAGCATCGCGTGGATTGGCTGCAATGCGGGCATCGAGCTGGGTGAGCGCTTCGCTCCAGTTTTGCTGGCTGATTGAATGGTTGATTTCAGGAGTGCCGTCGCGTACCGCGGGACCTTGCGGCAGGGTTGCGCCGTTTTGTGCAGCTAGCGCGTGACTCGAAAAAGCCGTGAAAGTCAAACCGCAAAGCGCCGCGATGGCGAGGGTTTTGGCGCTGCATACACGGCCGCTGGAAGGTTTCATAGGCTTAAGTCTGGATGTTATACTTCGGCCCATTCTAACAAAAGGTCTGGGCGTTCCGTTGAGCCGCAGACTGTCTTTTCGCCATTCGTGGTCGTCTCCGTTTTGATTGCAGCCCGAACGCCGCACTTGTAGCGCGCTGCTTCGCCGCTGTAAATGCCGGTTCCTGCGTGCATATCCTTCGCAGGTGCGGCATACGAAACACCATGCACATCTCTCGCTTCACGCTTCGTTTCTGTCTCTTATGGAATCTCTGCGCATTTACAACACGCTCGCGCGTGAAAAGCAAACTTTTGTGCCGCTGGAAGAAGGCGTCGTGCGGATGTACGTCTGTGGGATGACGGTCTACGATTACTGCCATGTGGGGCACGCGCGGGTGCTGGTGGTGTTCGATATCGTGCAGCGCTGGCTGCGCCAGTTGGGCTACCGCGTGACTTACGTGCGCAACATTACCGATATCGACGACAAGATCATCCGCCGTGCCATTGAAAATGGCGAAACCATCAAAGCATTGACCGACCGTTTTATTCAGGCGTTGCATGAAGATGCGGATGCGCTGGGTATTGAGCGCCCTGATCTTGAACCACGGGCGACCGATTTCATTCCACAGATGCTGAGCCTGATTGAAAAGCTCGAAGCGCGAGGCTATGCGTATCAAGCCGCTGATGGCGATGTGAATTACGCCGTGCGCAAGTTTGCCGCGTACGGCAAGTTGTCCGGCAAGTCGCTGGAAGACCTGCGTGCTGGCGAACGTGTTGCGGCTAACGAAGCCAAACTCGACCCGCTCGATTTCGTTTTATGGAAGCAGGCAAAACCTGGTGAGCCCGACGACACCGGCTGGGATTCGAAGTATGGCCGCGGCCGGCCTGGCTGGCATATCGAATGCTCGGCAATGGGCTGCACGCTGCTGGGAAATCAGTTCGACATTCATGGCGGCGGTCAGGATTTGCAATTCCCACATCACGAGAATGAGATTGCCCAGAGTGAAGGTGCGACTGGGCAGACCTTCGTGAATTACTGGATGCATAACGGCTACGTCCAGATCGACAATGAAAAGATGTCGAAGTCACTGGGCAATTTTTTCACGATCCGCGAAGTGCTGGCCCAGTACGATGCCGAAGTCGTGCGCTTTTTCATTGTCCGGGCTCATTACCGCTCCCCGCTGAATTACAGCGATACGCATATCGACGATGCGCGCCAGGCGCTGATGCGCCTGTATACCGCGTTGAAGGACGTTACACCTGATGACGCGCCGCTTGACTGGCATGAAGCACATGCACAGCGGTTTAGCGCTGCGTTAAACGATGATTTCAATACGCCCGTGGCGATTGCGGTGCTGTTCGATTTGGCGAGCGAGATCAACCGCCATCAGGATGCCGCGCTAGCGCGGCAGTTGCGGGGCCTGGCTGGTGTGCTGGGATTGCTGCAGCGCGAGCCGCGAGCTTTTTTACAGCAGACCTCCCGGCCGGCATCCGCCATGGCACTGGATGCGCTTCAGATTGAAGCGATGATCGCGGCACGGGTCGCCGCAAAACAAGCGAAGAACTATGCTGAAGCTGACCGGATTCGGGCGCAATTGCTCGAAGCCGGGATTGCACTCGAAGATAAACCCGGTGGATCGACTGAATGGCGGTGCGTGTGAGCACGTCCGGTATTTTCCTTTAATCGATTCGCCAGGCAGGAGGCAGGATGGTAACGGCCACGAAGACGCCGGTTAAACGGACGGCGTCCAAAACAGGCGCCGCAGCAGCAAAAAAAACGCCGCGTGCGCGAGGTGCTGCGGCCAGCAAAGCCGCAGCGGGCGAGGCTAGGCTTGACACCGCCAGGGCTGTGCCGAACAGCGCGGCTGATGCGGTTGTTGCAGCAAACGAGACAGCGCAAGTGACCCGGGCGGTGGCAAATGCAGCGGCGAAAGCTGAGGTAAAGGCTGCCGCATCGCGTCCGGCCGCGCGCGTGTCTCGGGCCAAAGGCAATGGCGCATTGCCCGAGGCTGGCAGTGGGACTGAAGTTGCAGTTCCGGTACAACTCGGTGGTTCGGTGCCGGAGATCGTACGTCCTGCGTATTGGGACAAAGCGTGTGGTGATCTGGTCAAACGCGACCGAATTCTCAAAAAGCTGATTCCGAAGTTTGGCCCAGTGCATTTGCTGAGCCGGGGTGACCCGTTTGTCACGCTGGCGCGGTCGGTGGTTGGGCAGCAAATTTCTGTCGCATCGGCGCAAGCGGTGTGGCAGCGGATCGAAACGGCCTGTCCCAGGCTGGCACCGCAGCAGGTTATCAAGCTGGGGCACGACAAGCTGATGGCGTGTGGCCTGTCAAAACGCAAGACCGAATACATTCTCGATCTGGCCCGGCATTTCGTCTCGGGGGCATTGCATGTGGGCAAATGGACCTCGATGGATGACGAGGCAGTCATTGCCGAATTGACGCAGATCCGGGGCATTGGCCGCTGGACTGCCGAAATGTTTCTGATCTTTAACCTGTCGCGGCCCAACGTCCTGCCGCTTGATGATCTCGGCCTGATTCGGGCGATTAGCGTGAATTACTTTAGTGGTGAGCCCGTCACGCGCAGCGAAGCACGCGAAGTGGCGGCGAACTGGGAACCAT is a genomic window of Paraburkholderia bonniea containing:
- a CDS encoding RNA methyltransferase; the encoded protein is MSPTLLSAGSVADAAALFSATRFILVEPSHPGNVGAAARALKTMGFTRLVLVAPRLPEVLSDPEAIAMASGADDVLAAATLVPTLAAALAGAHWSIALTARAREYGPPQLTPRVAAGEARTHALQGEIALVFGNERTGLSNEDVERCSVRAHIPANPLYSSLNLAQAIQVLSYELRSTFLEGLALGGEPATGMDVARAASDEIERMYAHLEQALVALEFLDPANPKKLMSRLRQLFARSGLEREEVNIVRGIAKHILLKTKQPGDSAQ
- a CDS encoding UDP-2,3-diacylglucosamine diphosphatase; this encodes MPQETPLRSTAAGVPGEGQHSQPARPLFFISDLHLSEALPQTVAAFEHFVRVTAEQADSVFILGDLFEYWIGDDMLAEPFAARMAALMHTLSERGIALYIMHGNRDFLLGKRFMKAAGAIWLPDPFTITAFGTRIALAHGDAQCTADRGYQWFRRFARMPLVRMLFLAWPFKWRQALAQRLRRNSDAGRMRPAQPRYDVTLNATAALFRQSQAATIIHGHTHRPACHHEANGTRWVLPDWELDHGEQRGGYLQIDASGIKALPLGSA
- a CDS encoding peptidylprolyl isomerase, coding for MVELHTNHGVIKLELDAEKAPKSVENFLKYVKSGHYNNTVFHRVIDGFMIQGGGFEPGMTQKPTEAQITNEANNGLKNVKGSIAMARTNDPHSASAQFFINVSDNDFLNHTAPTPQGWGYAVFGKVVDGLDVVEKIRKVKTGSKGFHQDVPLEDVIVEKAVIVE
- a CDS encoding peptidylprolyl isomerase, translating into MKWLMLALGSAALIAQAPAFAQSAPQAAHPSVLFKTSAGDFRVELYPEKAPKTVENFLTYVKSGQYSGTIFHRVIPGFMIQGGGYTTGFVEKPTRAPIPLESRNGLKNMSGTLAMARTSDPNSASAQFFINTVDNAGLDYPKPDGNGYAVFGKVTSGMDVVKKIEGMPTTTRGPMSDVPQKAIVIESASVVSK
- a CDS encoding tetratricopeptide repeat protein, translating into MKPSSGRVCSAKTLAIAALCGLTFTAFSSHALAAQNGATLPQGPAVRDGTPEINHSISQQNWSEALTQLDARIAANPRDAQAKFKRATVLAQLNRTDEAIAAFTELTQLYPELPEPYNNLAALDAKLGRYTEARSALETAIKVNPGYGLAYENLGDLYLRLANESYKRAQSLGQASSTTRQRLSSIQKMINPPQTSTRATAKPAAHETAPPAMIVPVQSPSSQFGGPTGSLALPPYVAPSR
- the cysS gene encoding cysteine--tRNA ligase, translated to MESLRIYNTLAREKQTFVPLEEGVVRMYVCGMTVYDYCHVGHARVLVVFDIVQRWLRQLGYRVTYVRNITDIDDKIIRRAIENGETIKALTDRFIQALHEDADALGIERPDLEPRATDFIPQMLSLIEKLEARGYAYQAADGDVNYAVRKFAAYGKLSGKSLEDLRAGERVAANEAKLDPLDFVLWKQAKPGEPDDTGWDSKYGRGRPGWHIECSAMGCTLLGNQFDIHGGGQDLQFPHHENEIAQSEGATGQTFVNYWMHNGYVQIDNEKMSKSLGNFFTIREVLAQYDAEVVRFFIVRAHYRSPLNYSDTHIDDARQALMRLYTALKDVTPDDAPLDWHEAHAQRFSAALNDDFNTPVAIAVLFDLASEINRHQDAALARQLRGLAGVLGLLQREPRAFLQQTSRPASAMALDALQIEAMIAARVAAKQAKNYAEADRIRAQLLEAGIALEDKPGGSTEWRCV
- a CDS encoding DNA-3-methyladenine glycosylase family protein; translation: MVTATKTPVKRTASKTGAAAAKKTPRARGAAASKAAAGEARLDTARAVPNSAADAVVAANETAQVTRAVANAAAKAEVKAAASRPAARVSRAKGNGALPEAGSGTEVAVPVQLGGSVPEIVRPAYWDKACGDLVKRDRILKKLIPKFGPVHLLSRGDPFVTLARSVVGQQISVASAQAVWQRIETACPRLAPQQVIKLGHDKLMACGLSKRKTEYILDLARHFVSGALHVGKWTSMDDEAVIAELTQIRGIGRWTAEMFLIFNLSRPNVLPLDDLGLIRAISVNYFSGEPVTRSEAREVAANWEPWRTVATWYMWRSLDPLPVDY